The Myotis daubentonii chromosome 9, mMyoDau2.1, whole genome shotgun sequence genome has a segment encoding these proteins:
- the AIP gene encoding AH receptor-interacting protein isoform X1: protein MADVIARLREDGIQKRVIQEGRGELPDFKDGTKATFHYRTLHSDEEGTVLDDSRVRGKPMELIIGKKFKLPVWETIVSTMREGEIAQFHCDVKHVVLYPLVAKSLRNIAAGRDPLEGQRHCCGIAQMHEHSSLGHADLDTLQQNPQPLVFDIEMLKVEGPGTYQQDPWAMTDEEKAKAVPVIHQEGNRLYREGHVKEAAAKYYDAIACLKNLQMKEQPGSPDWIELDQQITPLLLNYCQCKLVAQEYYEVLDHCSSILNKYDDNVKAYFKRGKAHAAVWNAQEAQADFAKVLELDPALAPIVSKELRALEARIRQKDEEDKARFRGIFSH from the exons ATGGCGGATGTCATCGCAAGACTCCGGGAGGACGGGATCCAAAAGCGTGTGATACAGGAGGGCCGAGGAGAACTCCCTGACTTTAAGGATGGAACCAAG gccacattcCACTACCGGACTCTGCACAGCGATGAGGAGGGCACTGTGCTGGATGACAGCCGTGTGCGTGGCAAGCCCATGGAGCTCATCATTGGCAAGAAGTTCAAGTTGCCCGTGTGGGAGACCATCGTGAGCACCATGCGTGAGGGGGAGATTGCCCAGTTCCACTGCGACGTCAAG CATGTGGTCCTGTATCCACTGGTGGCCAAGAGTTTGCGCAACATCGCGGCCGGCAGGGACCCCCTGGAGGGCCAGCGGCACTGCTGCGGCATCGCCCAGATGCATGAGCACAGCTCCTTGGGCCATGCCGACCTGGACACCCTGCAGCAGAACCCCCAGCCTCTCGTCTTCGACATCGAGATGCTTAAG GTGGAGGGCCCTGGCACATACCAGCAGGACCCGTGGGCAATGACGGATGAGGAGAAGGCAAAGGCGGTGCCGGTCATCCACCAGGAGGGCAACCGGTTGTACCGCGAGGGTCACGTGAAGGAGGCCGCCGCCAAGTACTATGACGCCATCGCCTGCCTCAAGAACCTGCAGATGAAG gaaCAGCCTGGGTCCCCGGACTGGATCGAGCTGGATCAGCagatcaccccgctgctgctcaACTACTGTCAGTGCAAGCTGGTGGCCCAAGAGTACTATGAAGTGCTGGACCACTGCTCCTCCATCCTCAACAAGTACGACG ACAACGTTAAGGCCTACTTCAAGCGGGGCAAGGCGCACGCTGCCGTGTGGAAtgcccaggaggcccaggctgaCTTCGCCAAGGTGCTGGAGCTGGACCCCGCCCTGGCACCCATTGTGAGCAAGGAGCTTCGGGCCCTGGAGGCACGGATCCGGCAGAAGGACGAAGAGGACAAGGCCCGCTTCCGGGGTATCTTCTCCCACTGA
- the AIP gene encoding AH receptor-interacting protein isoform X2, translating to MADVIARLREDGIQKRVIQEGRGELPDFKDGTKHVVLYPLVAKSLRNIAAGRDPLEGQRHCCGIAQMHEHSSLGHADLDTLQQNPQPLVFDIEMLKVEGPGTYQQDPWAMTDEEKAKAVPVIHQEGNRLYREGHVKEAAAKYYDAIACLKNLQMKEQPGSPDWIELDQQITPLLLNYCQCKLVAQEYYEVLDHCSSILNKYDDNVKAYFKRGKAHAAVWNAQEAQADFAKVLELDPALAPIVSKELRALEARIRQKDEEDKARFRGIFSH from the exons ATGGCGGATGTCATCGCAAGACTCCGGGAGGACGGGATCCAAAAGCGTGTGATACAGGAGGGCCGAGGAGAACTCCCTGACTTTAAGGATGGAACCAAG CATGTGGTCCTGTATCCACTGGTGGCCAAGAGTTTGCGCAACATCGCGGCCGGCAGGGACCCCCTGGAGGGCCAGCGGCACTGCTGCGGCATCGCCCAGATGCATGAGCACAGCTCCTTGGGCCATGCCGACCTGGACACCCTGCAGCAGAACCCCCAGCCTCTCGTCTTCGACATCGAGATGCTTAAG GTGGAGGGCCCTGGCACATACCAGCAGGACCCGTGGGCAATGACGGATGAGGAGAAGGCAAAGGCGGTGCCGGTCATCCACCAGGAGGGCAACCGGTTGTACCGCGAGGGTCACGTGAAGGAGGCCGCCGCCAAGTACTATGACGCCATCGCCTGCCTCAAGAACCTGCAGATGAAG gaaCAGCCTGGGTCCCCGGACTGGATCGAGCTGGATCAGCagatcaccccgctgctgctcaACTACTGTCAGTGCAAGCTGGTGGCCCAAGAGTACTATGAAGTGCTGGACCACTGCTCCTCCATCCTCAACAAGTACGACG ACAACGTTAAGGCCTACTTCAAGCGGGGCAAGGCGCACGCTGCCGTGTGGAAtgcccaggaggcccaggctgaCTTCGCCAAGGTGCTGGAGCTGGACCCCGCCCTGGCACCCATTGTGAGCAAGGAGCTTCGGGCCCTGGAGGCACGGATCCGGCAGAAGGACGAAGAGGACAAGGCCCGCTTCCGGGGTATCTTCTCCCACTGA